One region of Flavobacterium sp. GSB-24 genomic DNA includes:
- the metF gene encoding methylenetetrahydrofolate reductase [NAD(P)H] — protein MKVTEHIENAKGKTLFSFEIIPPQKGKSIQELYDNIDPLMEFKPPFIDVTTSREEYIYIDRGNGLLDKKLTRMRPGTLGICASIKHKYNVDTVPHLLCGGFTQEETEYMLVDCHYLGINNVMALRGDAMKDEQSFTPKAGGNHYAIDLVRQINDLNCGKYLHEVMDVDNKADFCIGVAGYPEKHLESPSLQSDLKRLKEKVDAGADYVVTQMFFDNSKYFAFVEKAREMGITIPIIPGIKPIAVQRHLQVLPQIFRIDLPEDLIDAVDKCKNNAEIKQVGIEWAIQQSLELKAAGVPFLHYYSMGKSENIRQIASQVF, from the coding sequence ATGAAAGTAACAGAGCATATAGAAAACGCCAAAGGAAAAACATTATTCTCATTTGAAATTATTCCACCTCAAAAGGGGAAAAGCATTCAGGAATTGTATGATAATATCGATCCTTTAATGGAGTTTAAACCGCCGTTTATTGATGTAACAACTTCTCGCGAAGAGTATATTTACATTGATCGCGGTAACGGACTTTTGGATAAAAAACTAACTCGTATGCGTCCAGGTACGCTTGGAATTTGCGCTTCTATTAAACATAAATACAATGTAGATACGGTTCCACATTTGCTTTGCGGCGGATTTACGCAGGAAGAAACCGAGTATATGCTGGTTGATTGTCATTATTTGGGAATCAACAATGTAATGGCGCTTCGCGGAGATGCCATGAAAGATGAGCAGTCTTTTACGCCAAAAGCGGGAGGAAATCATTATGCAATCGATTTGGTTCGACAAATTAATGATTTGAATTGCGGAAAATATCTTCATGAAGTAATGGATGTTGATAATAAAGCCGATTTTTGTATTGGAGTTGCAGGTTATCCTGAAAAGCATTTAGAATCACCATCATTACAATCAGATTTAAAAAGATTAAAAGAAAAAGTAGATGCAGGAGCAGATTATGTGGTAACGCAAATGTTTTTTGACAACTCGAAATATTTTGCCTTTGTAGAAAAAGCAAGAGAAATGGGCATCACAATTCCGATTATTCCTGGAATTAAGCCTATTGCTGTTCAAAGACATTTACAGGTTTTACCGCAGATTTTCAGAATTGATCTTCCAGAAGATTTGATCGATGCTGTAGATAAATGCAAGAATAATGCTGAAATCAAACAAGTCGGAATCGAGTGGGCAATTCAGCAGTCATTAGAATTAAAAGCAGCGGGAGTTCCGTTTTTGCATTATTATTCAATGGGAAAATCTGAGAATATCCGCCAGATAGCGAGTCAGGTTTTTTAA
- the metH gene encoding methionine synthase yields the protein MAEKRRDLVLSGLEPLIITPESVFVNVGERTNVTGSRKFLRLIKEEKYDEALDIARQQVEGGAQIIDINMDEGMLDGVTAMTKFLNLIAAEPDISRVPIMIDSSKWEIIEAGLKVVQGKSVVNSISLKEGEEAFIHHARLIKRYGAAAIIMAFDEVGQADNYDRRVEICQRSYDILVNKVGFPPQDIIFDLNIFPVATGMEEHRLNALDFFRGTKWVRENLPHAHISGGVSNVSFSFRGNDTVREAMHSVFLYHAIKNGMTMGIVNPEMLTIYDDIPKDLLEHVEDVILDRRDDATERLLDFAENVKGEAKSDEKVVQEWRFGTVQERITHSLVKGIDAFIEEDVEEARLAAAKPIEVIEINLMTGMNVVGDLFGSGKMFLPQVVKSARVMKKAVAYLLPFIEASKQAGDKQGNGKILMATVKGDVHDIGKNIVSVVLACNNYEIVDLGVMVPPEKIIAAAIEHNVDIIGLSGLITPSLDEMVYLAKELDKQDIKIPIMIGGATTSRAHTAVKIAPQYRETVIHVNDASRAVTVAGNLLDHNRKIYAADIRAEYDSFRETFLNRSRDKNFLTIEDARKNKLQLDWSEYTPTKPKVIGAQTIEIELDVLVPYIDWTPFFQTWELYGKYPAILTDEVVGEQATSVFNDAQAMLKVILEEKKLKAKGIYGIFPANQVDDDDIELRDENGKVLDKFLTLRQQSQKTKGAPNIALADFILPKESGIEDYMGAFCVTTGFGVDEWAAEYEKNLDDYNSIMVKALADRFAEAFAEYLHERVRKDFWGYDKEESLTNEELIKENYKGIRPAPGYPACPDHLEKPTIWKLLNVAEEIGVTLTESMAMWPASSVSGYYFGNPKSRYFGLGKIKEDQVVDYAKRRNVPTDYAMKWLNPNIAD from the coding sequence ATGGCAGAAAAAAGAAGAGACCTTGTATTATCAGGATTAGAACCATTGATTATTACACCCGAAAGTGTTTTTGTAAACGTTGGGGAACGTACAAATGTAACTGGTTCAAGAAAATTCCTAAGATTAATCAAGGAAGAGAAATATGACGAGGCACTTGATATTGCAAGACAGCAGGTAGAAGGAGGAGCACAAATCATCGATATTAATATGGATGAGGGAATGCTTGATGGCGTTACTGCAATGACTAAATTTTTGAATTTAATTGCTGCAGAACCAGATATTTCGCGAGTGCCGATTATGATCGACAGTTCGAAATGGGAAATCATCGAAGCAGGTCTTAAAGTAGTACAAGGAAAAAGCGTTGTAAACTCGATTTCGTTAAAAGAAGGAGAAGAAGCTTTTATTCACCACGCGAGATTAATCAAACGTTACGGAGCGGCGGCGATTATCATGGCTTTTGACGAAGTAGGTCAGGCGGATAATTACGATCGTAGAGTAGAGATTTGCCAGCGTTCGTATGATATTTTGGTGAACAAAGTAGGGTTTCCTCCGCAGGACATTATTTTCGATTTGAATATTTTCCCAGTTGCAACGGGAATGGAAGAACATCGCTTAAATGCTTTGGATTTCTTTAGAGGAACAAAATGGGTTCGCGAGAATCTGCCTCATGCACATATTAGTGGTGGGGTGAGTAACGTTTCGTTTTCTTTTAGAGGAAATGATACCGTTCGTGAAGCGATGCACTCAGTGTTTTTATACCACGCCATTAAAAATGGAATGACGATGGGAATCGTAAATCCCGAAATGTTGACGATTTATGATGATATTCCGAAAGACTTATTAGAACACGTTGAAGACGTAATTTTAGATAGACGTGACGACGCTACAGAACGACTTTTAGATTTTGCAGAAAATGTAAAAGGTGAAGCAAAAAGCGATGAAAAAGTAGTTCAGGAATGGCGTTTTGGAACGGTTCAGGAACGTATTACACATTCATTGGTAAAAGGAATTGATGCTTTTATTGAGGAAGACGTTGAAGAAGCCCGTTTGGCAGCAGCAAAACCAATCGAAGTAATCGAGATCAATTTGATGACGGGAATGAACGTGGTTGGAGATTTATTTGGAAGCGGAAAAATGTTTCTCCCTCAGGTGGTAAAATCGGCTCGTGTAATGAAAAAAGCGGTTGCTTATTTATTGCCATTTATTGAAGCAAGCAAACAAGCTGGAGATAAACAAGGAAACGGAAAAATCCTAATGGCAACTGTAAAAGGTGACGTTCACGATATTGGGAAAAACATCGTTTCGGTAGTTTTGGCTTGTAACAATTACGAGATTGTAGATCTTGGTGTTATGGTGCCTCCGGAAAAAATTATTGCAGCGGCGATTGAGCATAATGTAGACATTATCGGCTTAAGCGGACTGATTACACCTTCGCTTGACGAAATGGTGTATCTAGCCAAAGAATTAGACAAACAAGATATTAAAATCCCGATTATGATTGGCGGGGCAACAACTTCGCGAGCGCATACTGCCGTGAAAATTGCGCCTCAGTACAGAGAAACGGTAATTCACGTAAACGATGCTTCGCGTGCTGTTACGGTTGCAGGAAACCTGTTAGATCATAACCGAAAAATATATGCGGCAGATATTCGTGCAGAGTACGATTCTTTTAGAGAAACATTTTTAAATCGTTCAAGAGATAAAAATTTCCTCACGATTGAAGATGCCCGTAAAAACAAATTACAATTGGATTGGTCTGAATACACACCGACTAAACCAAAAGTAATTGGAGCACAAACCATTGAAATAGAACTTGATGTTTTGGTTCCGTATATCGACTGGACACCATTTTTTCAAACTTGGGAATTGTACGGAAAATATCCTGCGATTTTAACCGATGAGGTTGTGGGCGAACAAGCAACATCTGTGTTTAACGATGCTCAGGCGATGTTGAAGGTGATTTTAGAAGAGAAAAAACTAAAAGCAAAAGGTATCTACGGAATTTTTCCTGCGAATCAGGTGGATGATGACGATATCGAATTACGTGACGAAAACGGAAAAGTTTTAGATAAATTCTTAACGCTTCGCCAGCAGTCACAAAAAACAAAAGGCGCTCCAAACATCGCTTTAGCCGATTTTATTTTGCCAAAAGAAAGCGGAATTGAAGATTATATGGGAGCTTTCTGTGTAACCACTGGTTTTGGCGTTGACGAATGGGCTGCGGAATATGAAAAGAATTTAGACGATTATAACTCGATTATGGTAAAAGCACTTGCCGATCGTTTTGCTGAGGCTTTCGCCGAATATCTTCACGAAAGAGTACGTAAAGATTTTTGGGGTTATGATAAAGAAGAATCTTTAACCAACGAAGAATTAATTAAAGAAAATTATAAAGGAATTCGTCCTGCGCCAGGTTATCCGGCTTGTCCCGATCACTTGGAAAAACCAACGATTTGGAAGCTTTTAAATGTAGCTGAAGAAATTGGAGTGACGCTTACAGAAAGCATGGCGATGTGGCCGGCTTCATCGGTTTCGGGATATTATTTCGGAAACCCAAAAAGCCGATATTTCGGACTAGGGAAAATAAAAGAAGATCAGGTAGTAGATTACGCCAAACGACGAAACGTTCCAACAGATTATGCCATGAAATGGTTAAATCCTAATATTGCAGATTAA